The following are encoded in a window of Rissa tridactyla isolate bRisTri1 chromosome 15, bRisTri1.patW.cur.20221130, whole genome shotgun sequence genomic DNA:
- the LOC128918048 gene encoding heparan sulfate glucosamine 3-O-sulfotransferase 3B1-like, translated as MGQRLNRCLDVPVALPPLRRRLLLLFIMLFLWLYMFYSCAGSCATRGSPVAREEGSPEEQRGHPPLPAAAASPISSFFNGSGTKRLPQAIIIGVKKGGTRALLEFLRVHPDVRAVGAEPHFFDRNYERGLAWYRDLMPRTLEGQITMEKTPSYFVTKEAPARISSMSKGTKLIVVVRDPVTRAISDYTQTLSKKPDIPTFESLTFKNRTTGLIDTSWSAIQIGIYAKHLENWLLYFPIGQILFVSGERLISDPAGELGRVQDFLGLKRIITDKHFYFNKTKGFPCLKKAEGSSKPHCLGKTKGRTHPDIDQEVVQRLRDFYRPFNMKFYQMTGQDFGWD; from the exons ATGGGGCAGCGCTTGAACCGCTGCCTCGATGTCCCCGTGGCGCTGCCGCCGCTGAGGCGGAGGCTCCTGCTGCTCTTCATCATGCTCTTCCTCTGGCTCTACATGTTTTACTCCTGCGCCGGCTCCTGCGCGACCCGCGGCTCCCCGGTGGCgagggaggagggcagcccgGAGGAGcagcggggacacccccccctgcccgccgccgccgccagccccatCTCCAGCTTCTTCAACGGCTCCGGCACCAAGCGGCTGCCGCAGGCCATCATCATCGGGGTGAAGAAAGGAGGGACGCGGGCGCTGCTGGAGTTCCTGCGGGTGCATCCCGACGTCCGAGCCGTCGGGGCCGAGCCCCATTTCTTCGACCGCAACTACGAGCGGGGACTCGCCTGGTACAG GGACCTCATGCCCAGGACCCTGGAGGGGCAGATCACCATGGAGAAGACCCCCAGCTACTTCGTCACCAAGGAGGCCCCAGCCCGCATCTCCTCCATGTCCAAGGGCACGAAGCTCATCGTGGTGGTGCGGGACCCCGTGACCAGAGCCATCTCGGACTACACCCAGACGCTCTCCAAGAAGCCCGATATCCCCACCTTTGAGAGCCTGACCTTCAAAAACAGGACTACGGGCCTGATCGACACCTCGTGGAGCGCCATCCAGATTGGCATCTACGCCAAGCACCTGGAGAACTGGCTCCTCTACTTCCCCATCGGGCAGATCCTCTTCGTCAGCGGGGAGAGGCTGATCAGCGACCCCgcgggggagctgggcagggtcCAGGACTTTCTGGGCCTCAAGAGGATCATCACCGACAAACACTTCTACTTCAACAAAACCAAGGGGTTCCCGTGCCTGAAGAaggcggaaggcagcagcaaaccccactgCCTGGGGAAGACGAAAGGCAGGACCCACCCCGACATAGACCAGGAGGTGGTGCAGAGACTGCGGGACTTCTACCGGCCCTTCAACATGAAGTTCTACCAGATGACGGGGCAGGACTTCGGCTGGGACTGA